In the Cololabis saira isolate AMF1-May2022 chromosome 7, fColSai1.1, whole genome shotgun sequence genome, one interval contains:
- the LOC133446730 gene encoding complexin-1-like, translating into MNFVMKQALGGATKDMGKMLGGEGEEKDPDAAKKEEERQEALRQQEEERKAKYAKMEAEREGIRQGIRDKYGIKKKEEKEAEAAAAMEQASEGSLTRPKKAVPTGCGDEEEEESIVDTVMKFIPAPLMDMFNKK; encoded by the exons GGGCCACCAAAGACATGGGCAAGATGCTCGGTGGAGAGGGGGAGGAGAAGGATCCTGACGCTGCgaaaaaagaggaggagaggcaaGAAGCGCTGAGGCAacaggaagaagaaaggaaggccAAATATGCAAAaatggaggcagagagagaGGGCATCCGACAGGGCATCAGGGACAAg TATGGCATTaagaagaaggaggagaaggaagcGGAGGCGGCGGCTGCTATGGAGCAGGCGTCCGAGGGGAGTCTCACCCGCCCCAAAAAGGCTGTTCCCACCGGCTGTGGCgacgaggaggaagaggagagcatCGTGGATACGGTCATGAAGTTTATCCCGGCACCCCTCATGGATATGTTCAATAAAAAGTAA